From a region of the Actinomadura luzonensis genome:
- a CDS encoding nitroreductase family deazaflavin-dependent oxidoreductase — protein sequence MANDFNQQVIDEFRANAGRVGGMFEGAPLVLLTTTGAKSGKQHTTPVMYLADGDRYVVIASYAGSDQNPAWYHNLKANPVATVEVGTDTFQVKAVQIDGEERDQLYARMVAQAPGFAEYERKTSRRIPVVALVPENA from the coding sequence ATGGCGAACGACTTCAACCAGCAGGTGATCGACGAGTTCCGCGCCAACGCGGGACGCGTGGGCGGCATGTTCGAGGGCGCGCCGCTGGTGCTGCTCACCACCACGGGCGCCAAGAGCGGCAAGCAGCACACCACGCCGGTGATGTACCTGGCCGACGGCGACCGTTACGTGGTCATCGCCTCGTACGCCGGCTCCGACCAGAACCCCGCCTGGTACCACAACCTCAAGGCCAACCCGGTGGCCACCGTCGAGGTCGGCACGGACACCTTCCAGGTCAAGGCCGTGCAGATCGACGGCGAGGAGCGCGACCAGCTCTACGCGCGCATGGTGGCGCAGGCCCCCGGCTTCGCCGAGTACGAGCGCAAGACCAGCCGCCGCATCCCGGTGGTGGCCCTGGTGCCCGAGAACGCCTGA
- a CDS encoding DUF1707 SHOCT-like domain-containing protein has protein sequence MNERAGSWLPKLQEVGERLAEEFVAARRPPAAGDLPAPRELRASDADRERVAQVLQDAHADGRLTLEELEERLGVLYSARTLGDLAGLTADLLPADQQPLNLDGRPVSAIFKKEQRGGRWVVPAELAVTAMFGTTKLDLRDAILQNRRVVINATLVFGGLEIEVPEDLEVIRVAKGKTVRLTKQPTEPGAPVVEVRTTNFAGEVKVKEPPRRKRRR, from the coding sequence GTGAACGAACGCGCGGGATCCTGGTTGCCGAAGCTGCAGGAAGTCGGTGAGCGGCTCGCCGAGGAGTTCGTCGCCGCCCGGCGGCCTCCCGCCGCCGGCGACCTCCCGGCGCCGCGCGAGCTGCGCGCCTCCGACGCCGACCGCGAACGGGTCGCGCAGGTGCTCCAGGACGCCCACGCCGACGGCCGCCTCACTCTGGAGGAGCTGGAGGAGCGGCTCGGCGTGCTCTACTCCGCGCGCACGCTCGGCGACCTCGCCGGGCTCACCGCCGACCTCCTGCCCGCCGACCAGCAGCCGCTCAACCTCGACGGCCGGCCGGTGTCGGCCATCTTCAAGAAGGAGCAGCGCGGCGGGCGCTGGGTGGTGCCCGCCGAGCTCGCGGTGACCGCCATGTTCGGCACCACCAAGCTCGACCTGCGCGACGCCATCCTGCAGAACCGGCGGGTGGTCATCAACGCCACGCTGGTCTTCGGCGGCCTGGAGATCGAGGTGCCCGAGGACCTCGAGGTCATCAGGGTCGCCAAGGGCAAGACGGTGCGGCTCACCAAGCAGCCCACCGAGCCCGGCGCGCCCGTGGTGGAGGTGCGCACCACGAACTTCGCCGGCGAGGTGAAGGTCAAGGAGCCGCCGCGCCGCAAGCGCCGCCGCTGA
- a CDS encoding DUF998 domain-containing protein, translating into MHQPARWGLGVAGAGIALIIGLELTSLDEINPLRRTISEHGLGPGGWVFGLGVGLLAAGSAAIAVSLARKRLAGIVGTLALLGWSAGLMLTAWFEKHDWSVGPSTSGSIHRVGSFVAFLCLPLAVVVIARPWRRPGRSRATLVAFALGVCSVLWVAGIGTMMLIGARHGLPWYRVMPLGLVERVLAVTEVAALLALGVWAAAGRLDAAPAGQGAAAVPGPGAAGGASSATRSST; encoded by the coding sequence GTGCATCAGCCGGCACGGTGGGGGCTGGGGGTCGCGGGCGCGGGCATCGCACTGATCATCGGCCTGGAGCTGACCAGCCTCGACGAGATCAACCCGCTGCGGCGGACCATCAGCGAGCACGGCCTCGGCCCCGGCGGCTGGGTCTTCGGCCTCGGCGTGGGCCTGCTCGCGGCCGGATCGGCGGCCATCGCGGTGTCGCTGGCCCGCAAGCGGCTCGCCGGGATCGTCGGCACGCTCGCGCTCCTGGGCTGGAGCGCGGGGCTGATGCTCACCGCCTGGTTCGAGAAGCACGACTGGTCGGTGGGGCCCAGCACGAGCGGGAGCATCCACCGGGTGGGCAGCTTCGTCGCGTTCCTGTGCCTGCCGCTGGCGGTCGTGGTGATCGCGCGGCCGTGGCGGCGTCCCGGGCGGTCGCGGGCGACGCTGGTCGCCTTCGCGCTCGGCGTCTGCTCGGTGCTGTGGGTGGCCGGCATCGGGACGATGATGCTCATCGGGGCACGGCACGGGCTGCCTTGGTACCGGGTCATGCCGCTCGGGCTGGTGGAGCGGGTGCTCGCGGTCACCGAGGTGGCCGCGCTGCTCGCCCTCGGCGTGTGGGCGGCCGCCGGGCGGCTCGACGCGGCGCCGGCCGGTCAGGGCGCGGCGGCCGTCCCCGGTCCTGGCGCGGCGGGCGGGGCCAGCAGCGCGACCAGGTCGTCCACGTAA
- a CDS encoding TetR/AcrR family transcriptional regulator, with protein MAGRPRSEVARKAILRAALDLCARDGYQNVTMKGIAEAAGSGRQTVYRWWQTKAQVLLESLTGIMAEDLPPTPDSGDPRADLVAFLEQTFTLARGVAGQIVVGLMADAQSDAALAAELREKIIGPRRDALRAVLARGALPPDVDLELAVDVVFGVMWYRLLNRHAEVNVDLAEEIAGLLGRIR; from the coding sequence ATGGCAGGCAGACCACGCAGCGAAGTGGCCAGGAAGGCGATCCTCCGGGCCGCGCTCGACCTGTGCGCCCGCGACGGCTACCAGAACGTCACCATGAAGGGCATCGCCGAGGCCGCGGGCAGCGGGCGGCAGACCGTCTACCGCTGGTGGCAGACCAAGGCCCAGGTGCTGCTGGAGTCCCTGACCGGGATCATGGCCGAGGACCTGCCGCCCACCCCCGACAGCGGTGACCCGCGCGCCGACCTGGTGGCGTTCCTGGAGCAGACGTTCACGCTGGCGCGCGGCGTCGCGGGCCAGATCGTCGTGGGGCTGATGGCCGACGCCCAGTCGGACGCCGCGCTCGCCGCCGAGCTGCGCGAGAAGATCATCGGGCCGCGCCGGGACGCCCTGCGCGCGGTGCTCGCGCGCGGCGCCCTGCCCCCCGACGTGGACCTGGAGCTGGCCGTGGACGTCGTCTTCGGCGTCATGTGGTACCGCCTGCTCAACCGCCACGCCGAGGTGAACGTCGACCTGGCCGAGGAGATCGCCGGGCTGCTCGGGCGAATCCGGTGA
- a CDS encoding MFS transporter: MPSPRDFEARVATYVVYAVQGLSFASLLVQVANLQARHGIDDGTLTLLLLIVPVFAGVGSVAAGAFAARHGSRPLLRLAQPVVAAAVALAGLAPNVPLLIPALLVFGIAVGAVDAGMNMQGVAVERRYGIQVLNGFHCVWSFLSMLAALWASLAAGLPLPVTVAAPMVLAVAGSLWAGRNLFGKEEEKPDSEVSPIGGSFPWRPLIPLCLAMAFLYVGDAAVSNFNTVLMKNVLHASAEVIPLAYAAYQAATLGVRLGGDFAARAYGPAAIVRIGGVLATLGFLGVVLAPNAVLGIVAFGLTGMGLAVVAPQSFSAAGRLDPAGTGVAIARVNLFNYVGFIVGAALVGGIADATDFRVAFAAPLVLAAAIIVLAPAFQPRAAATA, translated from the coding sequence GTGCCCTCCCCGCGCGACTTCGAGGCCCGTGTGGCCACGTACGTCGTCTACGCCGTCCAGGGGCTGTCCTTCGCCTCGCTGCTGGTCCAGGTCGCCAACCTGCAGGCCAGGCACGGCATCGACGACGGCACGCTGACGCTGCTGCTGCTCATCGTGCCGGTGTTCGCCGGCGTCGGCAGCGTCGCGGCCGGCGCGTTCGCCGCCCGGCACGGCAGCAGGCCGCTGCTCCGCCTCGCCCAGCCGGTGGTCGCCGCCGCCGTGGCGCTGGCCGGGCTGGCGCCGAACGTGCCGCTGCTGATCCCGGCGCTGCTGGTGTTCGGCATCGCGGTCGGCGCGGTGGACGCCGGCATGAACATGCAGGGCGTCGCGGTCGAGCGCCGCTACGGCATACAGGTGCTCAACGGCTTCCACTGCGTGTGGAGCTTCCTCAGCATGCTCGCGGCGCTGTGGGCCTCCCTCGCCGCCGGGCTGCCGCTGCCGGTGACCGTGGCGGCCCCCATGGTCCTCGCCGTGGCCGGCTCCCTGTGGGCCGGGCGCAACCTGTTCGGCAAGGAGGAGGAGAAGCCGGACAGCGAGGTCTCGCCCATCGGCGGCTCCTTCCCGTGGCGGCCGCTCATCCCGCTCTGCCTGGCCATGGCCTTCCTGTACGTCGGCGACGCCGCGGTCTCCAACTTCAACACCGTGCTGATGAAGAACGTGCTGCACGCGAGCGCCGAGGTCATCCCGCTGGCCTACGCCGCCTACCAGGCCGCCACGCTGGGCGTCCGGCTCGGCGGCGACTTCGCGGCTCGCGCCTACGGCCCGGCCGCGATCGTGCGCATCGGCGGCGTGCTCGCCACGCTCGGCTTCCTCGGCGTCGTCCTCGCGCCGAACGCGGTGCTCGGCATCGTCGCGTTCGGCCTGACCGGGATGGGCCTCGCGGTCGTCGCGCCGCAGTCGTTCTCGGCGGCGGGCCGGCTCGACCCGGCCGGCACCGGCGTCGCCATCGCCCGGGTCAACCTGTTCAACTACGTCGGTTTCATCGTCGGCGCGGCCCTGGTCGGCGGCATCGCGGACGCGACGGACTTCCGGGTGGCGTTCGCCGCGCCGCTGGTGCTGGCGGCGGCGATCATCGTGCTGGCGCCCGCCTTCCAGCCCAGGGCCGCCGCCACGGCCTGA
- a CDS encoding SDR family oxidoreductase, whose protein sequence is MRVVIVGGTSGIGLAAAARFASEGAEVLVTGRSEERVRAAVKQLGDQARGEAVDARDTGAMRELFARFGAFDHLIITVTARGGAAPLSALTREGLLAGVEGKLLPHLLTAQAALPTLSPQGSITFVTAASAGAALPGVAALAAVNGAIEAAVPGLAVELAPIRVNAVSPGVIDTDWWSEIGEEARAAFLESAGAALPVRRVGTADDVAAAIAFVAGNGYTTGTVLTVDGGGRLKA, encoded by the coding sequence ATGCGCGTAGTGATCGTGGGCGGCACGTCGGGCATCGGGCTGGCGGCGGCCGCCCGGTTCGCGAGCGAGGGCGCCGAGGTGCTGGTGACCGGCCGTTCCGAGGAACGGGTGCGGGCCGCCGTGAAGCAGCTCGGCGACCAGGCGCGGGGCGAGGCCGTGGACGCGCGCGACACCGGGGCCATGCGTGAGCTGTTCGCCCGGTTCGGCGCGTTCGACCACCTGATCATCACCGTGACGGCCCGGGGCGGGGCGGCGCCGCTGAGCGCGCTGACCCGCGAGGGGCTGCTCGCGGGCGTCGAGGGCAAGCTGCTGCCGCACCTGCTGACCGCGCAGGCGGCGCTGCCGACGCTGAGCCCGCAGGGCTCGATCACCTTTGTGACGGCGGCCTCGGCGGGGGCGGCCCTGCCCGGGGTCGCCGCGCTGGCGGCGGTCAACGGCGCGATCGAGGCCGCCGTGCCCGGCCTGGCCGTCGAGCTGGCGCCGATCAGGGTGAACGCGGTCTCCCCCGGGGTGATCGACACCGACTGGTGGTCGGAGATCGGCGAGGAGGCGCGGGCCGCGTTCCTGGAGAGCGCCGGCGCCGCCCTGCCGGTGCGCCGGGTCGGCACGGCGGACGACGTCGCCGCCGCGATCGCCTTCGTCGCGGGCAACGGTTACACCACCGGCACCGTGCTCACCGTGGACGGAGGCGGCCGGCTCAAGGCGTGA
- the glpX gene encoding class II fructose-bisphosphatase produces the protein MSDSVPAPLATSEHAPDRNLALELVRVTEAAAMAAARWVGRGDKNGADGAAVNAMRQLINTVSMNGVVVIGEGEKDHAPMLFNGEHVGDGSGPDCDVAVDPIDGTRLTALGMPDAVSVIAVSERGSMYDPSAVFYMEKLVTGPEAADVVDIEAPVSANIEAVARAKHCSPSDVTVVVLDRPRHERLVKEIRETGARIKFITDGDVAGAIMAARTGTGIDLMLGIGGTPEGIVAACALKCLGGVIQGKLWPRDEAERQRAIDAGHDLDQVLTTNDLVRSDDVFFAATGITQGELMQGVRFRAGAAITQSLVMRGRSGTIRKIESEHQLWKLRAYSAINFDTAG, from the coding sequence ATGTCCGATTCGGTCCCGGCGCCGCTCGCCACCAGCGAGCACGCCCCTGATCGCAACCTGGCGCTGGAGCTCGTCCGCGTCACCGAGGCCGCCGCCATGGCCGCCGCCCGCTGGGTCGGCCGGGGCGACAAGAACGGCGCCGACGGCGCGGCCGTGAACGCCATGCGCCAGCTCATCAACACCGTCTCGATGAACGGCGTGGTGGTCATCGGCGAGGGCGAGAAGGACCACGCCCCCATGCTCTTCAACGGCGAGCACGTGGGCGACGGCAGCGGCCCCGACTGCGACGTCGCCGTGGACCCGATCGACGGCACCCGGCTCACGGCGCTGGGCATGCCGGACGCGGTGTCGGTGATCGCGGTGAGCGAGCGTGGCTCGATGTACGACCCGTCGGCCGTGTTCTACATGGAGAAGCTGGTCACCGGGCCCGAGGCGGCCGACGTCGTGGACATCGAGGCCCCCGTGTCGGCCAACATCGAGGCCGTGGCGCGGGCCAAGCACTGCTCGCCGTCCGACGTGACGGTGGTCGTGCTCGACCGGCCGAGGCACGAGCGCCTGGTCAAGGAGATCAGGGAGACCGGGGCGCGCATCAAGTTCATCACCGACGGCGACGTGGCGGGCGCCATCATGGCGGCGCGCACCGGCACCGGCATCGACCTGATGCTGGGCATCGGCGGCACGCCGGAGGGCATCGTGGCGGCGTGCGCGCTGAAGTGCCTCGGCGGCGTGATCCAGGGCAAGCTGTGGCCGCGCGACGAGGCCGAGCGGCAGCGGGCCATCGACGCCGGGCACGACCTCGACCAGGTGCTCACCACCAACGACCTGGTCCGCTCCGACGACGTGTTCTTCGCCGCGACCGGCATCACGCAGGGCGAGCTCATGCAGGGCGTCCGCTTCCGCGCCGGCGCGGCGATCACGCAGTCGCTGGTGATGCGCGGCCGGTCGGGCACGATCAGGAAGATCGAGAGCGAGCACCAGCTCTGGAAGCTGCGGGCCTACAGCGCGATCAACTTCGACACCGCCGGCTGA
- a CDS encoding TetR/AcrR family transcriptional regulator, which yields MSEVEPVVTQPRTSERGAATRSSLLAAAREVFVSKGFAEAGVTDVVSRADASVGSLYHHFSGKADLYLTLFEEWQARQTQRTKQAAREARAGGESDRMRVFVSAARAYLDGCLEERELAALFLRGDGPPGFEVVMRDRLRKWAQRNAALFEDEAALVVVITGALAAAVSEVVRTGDRALAEEVLAIIGQIRPATSATASSSG from the coding sequence ATGAGCGAAGTGGAACCCGTCGTGACCCAGCCGCGCACGTCGGAACGGGGCGCGGCGACGCGCAGCTCGCTGCTCGCCGCCGCCAGGGAGGTCTTCGTCTCCAAGGGCTTCGCCGAGGCCGGCGTCACCGACGTCGTGTCCCGCGCCGACGCCAGCGTCGGCAGTCTCTACCACCACTTCTCCGGCAAGGCCGACCTCTACCTCACGCTCTTCGAGGAGTGGCAGGCCCGCCAGACGCAGCGCACCAAGCAGGCGGCCAGGGAGGCCCGCGCGGGCGGCGAGAGCGACCGCATGCGGGTCTTCGTCAGCGCCGCCCGCGCCTACCTCGACGGCTGCCTGGAGGAGCGCGAGCTGGCCGCGCTGTTCCTGCGCGGCGACGGGCCGCCCGGCTTCGAGGTGGTCATGCGCGACCGGCTGCGCAAGTGGGCGCAGCGCAACGCCGCCCTGTTCGAGGACGAGGCCGCGCTGGTCGTGGTCATCACCGGCGCGCTGGCCGCGGCCGTCTCGGAGGTCGTGCGCACCGGCGACCGGGCGCTGGCCGAGGAGGTGCTGGCCATCATCGGGCAGATCCGGCCGGCCACTTCGGCGACCGCCTCCTCCAGCGGGTAA
- a CDS encoding Gfo/Idh/MocA family protein → MRVGLLGLGRIGAFHAATLAAHPLVDELVVADPVRSSPHGAPGDPFESDAVVIATPTSTHAELIVRACELGVPVFCEKPAAGTVEETLKVLEAAEGHRVQIGFQRRFDPGYAAARAALRAGELGELHRVHLVTADPAPPPASYLPLSGGIFRDCHVHDFDALRWVTGREVVSVYARGANRGAPFFAAAGDVDNSAALLTLDDGTLATLQGSRYNGAGYDVRMELAGTLRTQAVGLGPRAPLRGAEGLGEPADPWPDFVTRFEQAYRAEIDAFLRSEESPCPIGDALEALYVAEAADLSLREGRPVEVAEVRRR, encoded by the coding sequence ATGCGCGTGGGACTGCTGGGCCTGGGCCGGATCGGCGCCTTCCACGCCGCCACCCTGGCCGCGCACCCGCTGGTGGACGAGCTGGTCGTGGCCGATCCGGTGCGCAGCTCGCCGCACGGCGCGCCGGGCGACCCGTTCGAGTCGGACGCCGTCGTCATCGCCACCCCGACGAGCACCCACGCCGAGCTGATCGTCCGGGCGTGCGAGCTGGGCGTCCCGGTCTTCTGCGAGAAGCCGGCCGCCGGGACCGTGGAGGAGACCTTGAAGGTGCTGGAGGCCGCCGAGGGGCACCGGGTGCAGATCGGCTTCCAGCGCAGGTTCGACCCCGGGTACGCGGCGGCCCGCGCGGCGTTGCGCGCCGGGGAGCTGGGCGAGCTGCACCGCGTCCACCTGGTGACGGCCGACCCCGCGCCGCCGCCCGCCTCCTACCTGCCGCTGTCCGGCGGGATCTTCCGCGACTGCCACGTGCACGACTTCGACGCGCTGCGCTGGGTGACCGGCCGCGAGGTGGTCTCCGTCTACGCCAGGGGCGCCAACCGCGGGGCCCCGTTCTTCGCCGCGGCAGGCGACGTGGACAACAGCGCCGCGCTGCTCACCCTGGACGACGGCACGCTCGCCACCCTCCAGGGCTCCCGCTACAACGGCGCCGGCTACGACGTGCGCATGGAGCTGGCGGGCACGCTGCGCACCCAGGCGGTCGGCCTCGGCCCGCGCGCCCCGCTCCGCGGCGCCGAGGGCCTGGGCGAGCCCGCCGACCCGTGGCCGGACTTCGTCACCCGCTTCGAGCAGGCCTACCGCGCCGAGATCGACGCGTTCCTGCGGTCGGAGGAGAGCCCGTGCCCGATCGGGGACGCGCTGGAGGCCCTGTACGTCGCCGAGGCCGCCGACCTGTCGCTGCGCGAGGGCCGTCCCGTCGAGGTCGCGGAGGTGCGGCGACGCTGA
- a CDS encoding DUF4245 domain-containing protein has protein sequence MRRFTEGFYGYAVALLVCLAGAAVFLMITPQSREEHIPRREYSITVANFSHDVPYRVWAPRQDPAGWVPNSNRIAKGENGAQVLYLGYATAKRQHAMFIQSDERPAAAFAARMANRDKAVGTQQIGGVAWEQRYREDKNQRTLVRFLPDVTLVVTGTADWPELAELAGLLQQRPQA, from the coding sequence GTGCGACGGTTCACGGAAGGTTTCTACGGCTACGCGGTGGCGCTGCTCGTCTGCCTGGCGGGGGCGGCGGTGTTCCTCATGATCACACCGCAGAGCCGGGAGGAGCACATCCCGCGGCGGGAGTACTCCATCACCGTCGCCAACTTCAGCCACGACGTCCCCTACCGCGTGTGGGCCCCGCGGCAGGACCCGGCGGGCTGGGTGCCCAACAGCAACCGCATCGCCAAGGGCGAGAACGGCGCCCAGGTCCTCTACCTCGGCTACGCCACCGCCAAGCGCCAGCACGCGATGTTCATCCAGAGCGACGAGCGGCCCGCCGCCGCCTTCGCCGCCCGCATGGCCAACCGCGACAAGGCGGTCGGCACCCAGCAGATCGGCGGCGTCGCCTGGGAGCAGCGCTACCGCGAGGACAAGAACCAGCGCACGCTGGTCCGCTTCCTGCCCGACGTCACGCTCGTGGTCACCGGCACCGCCGACTGGCCCGAGCTGGCCGAGCTGGCGGGGCTGCTCCAGCAGCGACCCCAGGCGTAG
- a CDS encoding exodeoxyribonuclease VII small subunit has translation MAADEKTPSYEQAREELTEVVRRLEAGGLTLEQSIELWERGERLAAVCEEWLQGARVKLAAAMARRAEPGGDDTPF, from the coding sequence GTGGCAGCAGACGAGAAGACGCCCTCATACGAGCAGGCCCGCGAGGAGTTGACCGAGGTCGTGCGCCGCCTGGAGGCCGGCGGGCTCACCCTGGAGCAGTCGATCGAGCTCTGGGAGCGCGGCGAGCGGCTGGCGGCGGTCTGCGAGGAATGGCTGCAGGGGGCCCGGGTCAAGCTCGCCGCCGCCATGGCCCGCCGGGCCGAGCCCGGCGGCGACGACACGCCTTTCTGA
- a CDS encoding TetR/AcrR family transcriptional regulator: protein MRRGYATGQARRERILAAALLEFAENGYRGASLARIAERVELSQAGLLHHFRSKERLLVAVLEHRDELDARRFDLASAGGVDALHAMAAVVGHNARVPGLVQLFSVISGEAVTPGHPGHEWARRRYRRLRAQVAAALRLGVERGEFRAGLDTEAHADRLIAMMDGLQTQWLIDPERVDMAAVFRGYVDDLVALLAPPAAPGPGTAAAP from the coding sequence GTGAGACGGGGCTACGCGACGGGACAGGCGCGCAGAGAGCGCATCCTGGCCGCCGCACTGCTGGAGTTCGCCGAGAACGGCTACCGGGGCGCGTCCCTGGCCCGCATCGCCGAGCGCGTCGAGCTGTCCCAGGCCGGCCTGCTCCACCACTTCAGGAGCAAGGAGCGCCTGCTCGTGGCCGTGCTCGAACACCGCGACGAGCTCGACGCGCGCCGCTTCGACCTGGCGTCCGCCGGCGGCGTCGACGCGCTGCACGCGATGGCCGCCGTGGTCGGGCACAACGCCAGGGTGCCCGGCCTGGTGCAGCTCTTCTCGGTGATCAGCGGCGAGGCCGTGACCCCCGGCCACCCCGGGCACGAGTGGGCCAGGCGGCGCTACCGCAGGCTGCGCGCGCAGGTCGCGGCGGCGCTGCGGCTCGGCGTCGAACGCGGCGAGTTCAGAGCGGGGCTCGACACCGAGGCGCACGCCGATCGGCTCATCGCGATGATGGACGGCCTGCAGACGCAGTGGCTGATCGACCCGGAGCGGGTGGACATGGCCGCCGTGTTCCGGGGTTACGTGGACGACCTGGTCGCGCTGCTGGCCCCGCCCGCCGCGCCAGGACCGGGGACGGCCGCCGCGCCCTGA
- a CDS encoding TetR/AcrR family transcriptional regulator, whose product MCGRRILPVLGQPQPERADAARNRQKIIDVAAQLIAERGAAHLSLDEVARVAGVGVGTVYRRFGDRAGLVFALLDEGERRFQTAFFSGPPPLGPGAPAAERVTAFLCALVDRILAQEELFLLLQKGGGRAGSFSGPYRVHHIHLAALIGQARPGADAAYLADALLAPVNAGLIAFQRAERGMSVRQIKDGLAALAAAALRA is encoded by the coding sequence GTGTGCGGCCGCCGAATCCTTCCCGTCCTCGGGCAACCCCAGCCCGAGCGCGCCGACGCCGCGCGCAACCGGCAGAAGATCATCGACGTGGCCGCCCAGCTCATCGCCGAACGCGGCGCCGCCCACCTCTCGCTCGACGAGGTCGCCCGGGTCGCGGGCGTCGGCGTCGGCACCGTCTACCGGCGCTTCGGCGACCGCGCCGGCCTGGTCTTCGCGCTGCTGGACGAGGGGGAGCGGCGCTTCCAGACGGCGTTCTTCTCCGGGCCGCCGCCGCTCGGGCCCGGCGCGCCGGCGGCCGAGCGCGTCACCGCGTTCCTGTGCGCGCTGGTCGACCGCATCCTGGCGCAGGAGGAGCTGTTCCTGCTGCTGCAGAAGGGCGGCGGCCGGGCGGGCTCGTTCAGCGGGCCGTACCGGGTGCACCACATCCACCTGGCCGCCCTCATCGGGCAGGCCAGGCCCGGCGCGGACGCCGCCTACCTCGCCGACGCGCTGCTCGCGCCGGTCAACGCCGGGCTGATCGCGTTCCAGCGGGCGGAGCGGGGGATGAGCGTGCGGCAGATCAAGGACGGGCTGGCCGCGCTCGCCGCGGCGGCTCTGCGCGCCTGA